In a single window of the Streptomyces sp. NBC_00094 genome:
- a CDS encoding MarR family winged helix-turn-helix transcriptional regulator, whose amino-acid sequence MGDGVAARRERLMEGLRIYGGHYAELSRRFAAWLGLHSTDATAVLEIAAAEERGTPLSPARLSERISLSTGATTALLNRLEAAGHITRTREHSDRRIVTLRGGPHIQERADEFFGPLAGRLDAAMSPYPPQLLEQFEQFMTDLNATMDAHLAERSPVTPRPDGTLGDRRR is encoded by the coding sequence ATGGGCGACGGTGTCGCGGCGCGGCGCGAGCGGCTGATGGAAGGGCTGCGGATCTACGGCGGCCACTACGCCGAGCTCAGCCGGCGTTTCGCGGCATGGCTGGGCCTGCACTCCACCGACGCGACCGCGGTGCTGGAGATCGCGGCCGCCGAAGAACGCGGGACCCCGCTGTCACCGGCCCGGCTGAGCGAGCGCATCTCCCTGTCCACGGGCGCCACGACCGCGCTCCTGAACCGCCTCGAAGCGGCCGGGCACATCACCCGCACCCGCGAGCACTCCGACCGGCGCATCGTCACCCTGCGCGGCGGCCCGCACATCCAGGAGCGGGCGGACGAGTTCTTCGGCCCGCTCGCCGGCCGCCTCGATGCGGCGATGTCCCCCTACCCGCCACAACTCCTGGAACAGTTCGAGCAGTTCATGACCGATCTGAACGCCACCATGGACGCCCACCTCGCCGAGCGGAGCCCGGTGACACCGCGCCCCGACGGCACCCTCGGGGACCGCCGGCGCTAG
- a CDS encoding carboxymuconolactone decarboxylase family protein, whose translation MEARVKSPANPDVITAIQHLYKAIHAGGVDRRLLSLVHLRVSQINGCSPCVFATIQSAKQAGETEERLHHVVAWRETPFYTDEERAALALTEAATRLQDGAPGVTDEIWDAAADHFSEEQLGAITLEIAMTNFFNRINHTVREQAGKTW comes from the coding sequence ATGGAAGCACGTGTGAAGAGCCCGGCTAATCCCGACGTGATCACGGCGATCCAGCACCTCTACAAGGCGATTCACGCCGGGGGCGTGGACAGGCGTCTGCTGTCGCTGGTCCATCTGCGTGTCAGCCAGATCAACGGCTGCAGCCCGTGCGTCTTCGCCACGATCCAGTCGGCGAAGCAGGCCGGTGAGACGGAGGAGCGGCTGCACCACGTGGTCGCGTGGCGCGAGACGCCCTTCTACACCGATGAGGAGCGGGCGGCCCTCGCCCTGACCGAGGCCGCCACCCGGCTCCAGGACGGCGCACCGGGGGTCACCGACGAGATCTGGGACGCCGCCGCCGACCACTTCAGCGAGGAGCAACTGGGCGCGATCACCCTGGAGATCGCGATGACCAACTTCTTCAACCGGATCAACCACACGGTCCGGGAGCAGGCCGGCAAGACCTGGTGA
- a CDS encoding sigma-70 family RNA polymerase sigma factor — MSDTSPTDPIAETFEAQRDRLRAVAHRMLGSHADAEDVVQEAWLRLSRQDTATIHNLAGWLTTVVGRISLDVLRSREARPEASYGDGLSELVVTLDDNPAPEDDAVLADSVGLALLVVLESLGPSERLAFVLHDLFAVPFDEIGQILGKSTAAAKMLASRARRKVQAIERPTGGGREQREVVQAFLAAARRGDFEGLLRVLDPEVKLTVNTPSGVVVTLGATKVAAGAQLSASAATQGRAVLVNGLPGIISWREDGAPLSVLAFTVADGRITGITVVIDPAKLALMDLPDPA; from the coding sequence ATGTCCGACACCAGCCCGACGGACCCGATAGCCGAGACGTTCGAGGCCCAGCGCGACCGGCTGCGCGCGGTCGCCCACCGCATGCTCGGGTCGCACGCCGATGCCGAGGACGTGGTCCAGGAGGCCTGGCTGCGGCTCTCCCGCCAGGACACGGCGACCATCCACAACCTCGCCGGCTGGCTGACCACGGTGGTCGGCCGGATCAGCCTCGATGTCCTGCGATCGCGCGAGGCCCGCCCGGAGGCGTCCTACGGCGACGGACTGTCCGAGCTCGTCGTGACGCTCGACGACAATCCTGCTCCCGAGGACGACGCGGTGCTCGCCGACTCGGTCGGGCTCGCGCTCCTCGTCGTTCTGGAGTCGCTCGGGCCGAGCGAGCGGCTGGCGTTCGTGCTGCACGACCTGTTCGCGGTGCCGTTCGACGAGATCGGCCAGATCCTCGGCAAGTCCACCGCCGCCGCCAAGATGCTCGCCAGCCGCGCCCGCAGGAAGGTGCAGGCGATCGAGCGGCCGACCGGCGGCGGACGGGAGCAGCGAGAGGTGGTCCAGGCCTTCCTGGCGGCGGCTCGCCGCGGCGACTTCGAGGGGTTGCTGCGGGTACTCGACCCCGAGGTGAAACTGACCGTCAACACCCCGTCCGGCGTGGTCGTCACCCTCGGCGCCACCAAGGTCGCAGCCGGCGCGCAACTGTCCGCCAGTGCGGCCACGCAGGGGCGGGCGGTGCTCGTCAACGGCCTCCCGGGGATCATTTCCTGGCGCGAGGACGGCGCCCCGCTCTCGGTCCTCGCGTTCACCGTCGCCGACGGCCGGATCACCGGCATCACGGTCGTGATCGACCCGGCCAAGCTCGCGCTGATGGACCTGCCGGATCCGGCGTGA
- a CDS encoding DUF2306 domain-containing protein: MTVVCLAYAPIAVTELWPYARPGAPALGEWLLGRSVSPEFVAEAVRDRMGPYSRSLAPLILHSVLGGLLMLLGPVQLLTALRRRVRLHRITGTVFAVTVYVSMAGAALYLVRTPPEQAFSGAAFWIVLATILVGTVGSVSLGVLAAIRGLPDLHQRWMLLCYGFLMTAPLLRLEWGFLPSLYPGLSIQDINRVAIMHLGALVSFGALLASRALDRRATVPGVTGTWCPAPVMAAVHLAGAAGLAWTTVAFLDHGAGGRRLLLAYVVPYAVTYAVIVVRAARARVRGADWAREEWRMHLAALCLAPAFSAVTVPVLERTMGLDRLTALVAGVGTGCGVLAYAAVTVVSLRVLHGRELLKRQRPFAERPATGPAPVSVAAREGDHR, from the coding sequence GTGACGGTGGTCTGCCTGGCGTACGCGCCGATCGCGGTCACCGAGCTCTGGCCCTACGCCCGCCCCGGGGCACCCGCCCTCGGCGAGTGGCTCCTCGGCCGGTCCGTCTCCCCGGAGTTCGTGGCCGAGGCCGTGCGCGACCGGATGGGACCGTACAGCCGCAGCCTGGCCCCGCTGATCCTGCACTCCGTCCTCGGCGGCCTGCTGATGCTGCTCGGCCCCGTACAACTGCTCACGGCGCTGCGGCGGCGCGTCCGGCTGCACCGGATCACCGGGACCGTCTTCGCCGTCACCGTGTACGTGTCGATGGCCGGTGCCGCCCTCTACCTCGTCCGCACCCCACCGGAGCAGGCGTTCAGCGGGGCCGCGTTCTGGATCGTCCTCGCCACGATCCTGGTCGGCACCGTCGGCAGCGTGAGCCTCGGCGTCCTCGCCGCGATCCGGGGCCTCCCGGACCTGCACCAGCGCTGGATGCTGCTCTGCTATGGCTTCCTGATGACCGCCCCGCTGCTCCGCCTCGAATGGGGCTTCCTGCCCTCGCTCTACCCGGGGCTGTCGATCCAGGACATCAACCGCGTCGCGATCATGCACCTCGGCGCCCTCGTCTCCTTCGGCGCGCTGCTCGCCTCCCGCGCGCTCGACCGGCGTGCCACCGTCCCCGGCGTGACCGGCACCTGGTGCCCCGCTCCGGTCATGGCCGCCGTCCACCTCGCCGGGGCCGCAGGACTGGCCTGGACCACGGTCGCCTTCCTCGACCACGGGGCCGGAGGACGCCGACTGCTCCTCGCCTACGTCGTCCCGTACGCCGTCACCTACGCCGTCATCGTGGTGCGGGCGGCACGCGCGCGCGTGCGGGGTGCCGACTGGGCGCGGGAGGAGTGGCGGATGCACCTGGCGGCACTGTGCCTCGCCCCCGCGTTCTCGGCGGTGACCGTGCCCGTACTGGAGCGGACCATGGGACTCGACCGGCTCACGGCCCTCGTCGCGGGCGTCGGCACCGGCTGCGGCGTGCTCGCCTACGCGGCCGTCACCGTGGTGAGCCTGCGTGTGCTGCACGGCCGTGAACTCCTCAAGCGGCAGCGACCGTTCGCGGAGCGGCCGGCTACCGGCCCCGCGCCCGTGTCCGTCGCGGCGCGGGAAGGGGACCACCGATGA
- a CDS encoding PadR family transcriptional regulator, with translation MSEVRLTTPSFLVLGIIDQLGEASPYDVKVEAARTVAPFWSMPHAQVYAQCDRLLEAGLLSEVRQAGGRNRRLMKLTKEGKAALRGWLADSSFVPVEARERGILKLWFGASPRVHAPVQVDEHRRTLDEYEELAEGVGALLTRGQREALEFGIRYERMMVDFWQWVEGREP, from the coding sequence ATGTCTGAAGTCCGGTTGACCACGCCCTCCTTCCTCGTGCTCGGCATCATCGACCAGCTGGGCGAGGCCAGTCCGTACGACGTGAAGGTCGAGGCCGCGCGCACGGTCGCCCCCTTCTGGTCGATGCCCCACGCGCAGGTCTACGCGCAGTGCGACCGGCTGCTCGAAGCGGGCCTGTTGTCGGAGGTCCGGCAGGCCGGTGGCCGGAACCGGCGCCTGATGAAGCTGACGAAGGAGGGGAAGGCGGCTCTGCGCGGCTGGCTCGCCGACTCCTCCTTCGTCCCGGTGGAGGCCCGCGAGCGCGGCATCCTCAAGCTGTGGTTCGGCGCGAGCCCGCGCGTCCACGCCCCGGTGCAGGTCGACGAGCATCGGCGCACGCTCGACGAGTACGAGGAACTCGCCGAGGGTGTGGGCGCGTTGCTGACGCGCGGTCAGCGCGAGGCGCTGGAGTTCGGCATCCGGTACGAGCGGATGATGGTCGACTTCTGGCAGTGGGTGGAGGGCCGCGAACCCTGA